The Fusobacterium periodonticum 1_1_41FAA genome includes a window with the following:
- a CDS encoding GTP pyrophosphokinase, whose product MDKLIKEEFFKEFSINEDYFLSTGLDWTELEKIYEDYVSLVPLLEKEAEYVVSKLIDVPSVHSVRRRVKKPSHLIEKIIRKGKKYQERNISVDNYKEIVTDLIGIRVLHLFKDDWQTIHHEILNLWDIKETPQVNIRRGDYNLSQFKETIKDINCDVIVREHGYRSVHYLVSIDITKVLNISVEIQVRTVFEEAWSEIDHIMRYPYDVDNPIITEYLGIFNRIVGSADEMGTFLKKVKENFGNAKNVDEVQRELDLKFK is encoded by the coding sequence ATGGATAAATTAATAAAAGAAGAGTTCTTTAAAGAATTTTCCATTAATGAGGATTATTTTCTTTCCACTGGTTTAGATTGGACTGAATTAGAAAAAATATATGAAGACTATGTAAGTTTAGTTCCTCTTTTAGAAAAAGAAGCTGAATATGTAGTATCTAAATTAATAGATGTACCATCTGTACACTCGGTAAGAAGAAGAGTAAAAAAACCTAGCCATCTAATTGAAAAAATAATTAGAAAAGGAAAGAAGTACCAAGAAAGAAATATTAGTGTTGATAACTATAAAGAAATAGTTACAGACTTAATAGGGATAAGAGTGTTACATCTTTTTAAAGATGATTGGCAAACTATACATCATGAAATTTTAAATCTTTGGGATATAAAAGAAACACCTCAAGTCAATATTAGAAGAGGTGATTACAATCTATCTCAATTTAAAGAAACAATTAAAGATATTAACTGTGATGTAATTGTAAGAGAACATGGATATCGTTCAGTACATTATCTTGTTAGCATAGATATAACAAAAGTTTTAAATATATCTGTTGAAATACAAGTGAGAACAGTTTTTGAAGAAGCTTGGAGTGAAATAGATCACATCATGAGATATCCTTATGACGTTGATAATCCAATAATAACTGAGTATCTAGGAATTTTCAATCGTATAGTTGGTTCAGCTGATGAAATGGGTACTTTCTTGAAGAAAGTTAAAGAAAATTTTGGAAATGCAAAAAATGTTGATGAAGTTCAAAGAGAATTAGATTTAAAATTTAAATAA
- a CDS encoding low specificity L-threonine aldolase gives MISFKNDYSEGACPEVLEALVKTNYEQTIGYGEDEYCEEAKNLIKENINYPNADIYFLVGGTQANTTVISHALKPYEAVIASKTGHISIHETGAIEATGHKIIEVEPVDGKLTPELILNELRKHEDHHMVKPKMVYISNTTEIGTVYTKDELEAISKVCKDNDLYLFLDGARLASALASEKCDINLEDYPKYCDAFYIGGTKCGLLFGEAVVIINEDIKKEFNFSIKQKGGLFAKGRLLGVQFATLFKNDLYYRIGVHSNKMALKIKNAFVEKGIKLATDSYTNQVFVDLSQKQIKELEKEVIFSVEFFGIGESQSSRFVTSWATKEEDVDKLVELIKNLNVD, from the coding sequence ATGATAAGTTTTAAAAATGATTATAGTGAAGGAGCTTGTCCTGAAGTTTTAGAAGCACTTGTTAAGACAAATTATGAACAAACAATAGGTTATGGTGAAGATGAATATTGTGAGGAAGCTAAAAATTTAATTAAAGAAAATATTAACTATCCTAATGCTGATATCTATTTTTTAGTTGGTGGAACTCAAGCAAATACAACTGTTATTTCTCATGCACTAAAACCTTATGAAGCTGTTATCGCTTCAAAAACAGGCCATATTTCTATACATGAAACTGGAGCTATAGAAGCGACAGGTCACAAGATAATTGAAGTTGAGCCTGTTGATGGAAAGTTGACACCTGAGCTAATACTAAATGAATTGAGAAAACATGAAGATCATCATATGGTTAAACCTAAAATGGTCTATATCTCAAATACTACTGAAATAGGAACTGTCTACACTAAAGATGAGTTAGAAGCAATTAGCAAAGTATGTAAAGATAATGATCTTTATCTATTTTTAGATGGAGCTAGACTTGCATCAGCACTTGCTTCAGAAAAATGTGATATAAACTTAGAAGACTACCCTAAATATTGTGATGCTTTCTATATTGGTGGTACAAAATGTGGTCTATTATTTGGTGAAGCTGTAGTTATTATAAATGAAGATATAAAGAAAGAATTTAATTTCTCTATCAAGCAAAAAGGTGGATTGTTTGCAAAGGGAAGACTGTTAGGAGTTCAATTTGCTACTCTATTTAAAAACGATCTATATTATAGAATAGGAGTTCATTCTAATAAGATGGCTTTAAAAATAAAAAATGCCTTTGTTGAAAAAGGAATTAAACTAGCAACTGATTCATATACTAACCAAGTTTTTGTTGACTTGAGTCAAAAACAAATAAAAGAATTAGAAAAAGAAGTTATTTTTTCTGTTGAATTTTTTGGTATAGGAGAAAGTCAATCATCAAGATTTGTAACTTCTTGGGCAACTAAAGAAGAAGATGTAGACAAACTTGTTGAATTAATAAAAAATCTAAATGTAGATTGA
- a CDS encoding RluA family pseudouridine synthase, whose translation MKKYIVEHEFDGYEIGTYLKETKGYSSRGLRNLEIYLNGKRIKNNAKKIKKLNRIVIIEKEKSTGIKAMDIPIDIAYEDENLLIVNKEPYIIVHPTQKKVDKTLANAVVNYFEKTLGKTLVPRFYNRLDMNTSGLIIIAKNAYTQAFLQDKTEVKKTYKVIVSGIIEEDDFFIELPIGKVGDDLRRIELSEENGGKSAKTHIKVLERNREKNITFLEARLYTGRTHQIRAHLSLIGHPLVGDELYGGDMNLAKRQMLHAYKLEFQNPKTLENLKVEIEIPVDMKELLK comes from the coding sequence ATGAAAAAATATATAGTGGAACATGAGTTTGATGGTTATGAAATTGGAACTTATTTAAAAGAAACAAAGGGCTATTCTAGTAGAGGTCTTAGAAATTTAGAGATCTATCTAAATGGAAAAAGAATTAAAAATAATGCCAAGAAGATTAAGAAATTAAATAGAATAGTTATAATTGAAAAAGAAAAAAGTACGGGTATAAAGGCTATGGATATACCAATAGACATAGCTTATGAAGATGAAAATTTACTTATAGTAAATAAAGAGCCGTATATCATAGTTCATCCTACTCAAAAAAAAGTGGATAAAACTTTAGCAAATGCTGTTGTAAATTATTTTGAAAAAACTTTGGGAAAAACTTTAGTTCCTAGGTTCTATAACCGTTTAGATATGAATACATCTGGACTTATCATAATTGCAAAAAACGCATATACTCAAGCTTTTTTACAAGATAAAACAGAAGTTAAAAAGACATATAAAGTTATCGTAAGTGGAATAATAGAAGAAGATGATTTCTTTATAGAACTTCCCATAGGAAAAGTTGGAGATGATTTAAGAAGAATAGAACTTTCTGAAGAAAATGGTGGAAAGTCAGCTAAAACTCATATAAAAGTTTTAGAAAGAAATCGTGAGAAAAATATTACCTTTCTTGAAGCTAGACTATATACAGGTAGAACTCATCAGATAAGAGCTCACTTATCTCTTATTGGTCACCCTTTGGTAGGAGATGAGCTCTATGGTGGAGATATGAATTTAGCAAAAAGACAGATGCTACATGCATATAAATTAGAATTTCAAAATCCAAAAACTTTAGAAAACCTTAAAGTTGAAATTGAAATTCCTGTTGATATGAAAGAACTTTTAAAATAA
- a CDS encoding homoserine kinase, producing MGVFTKILDKEKEFIEEQYQIKILDIKNISNGILNSNFQIDCGDIKYILRIFEANRTLNEEEQELILLNKIASFIPVSEAIKNKDNKYISVFENKKFAIFNYVRGKVIEKIDTHIIREIATYLGKFHAFTKDISPEKYNRKTRLDFNYFYDKICQSDIDFQDKEKLLNLASEIKDYDFSQLECGIIHGDIFPDNVLFDENNNIKAILDFNESYYAPFIFDIAVVINFWIKINKYDFFTENNFIRDFLNYYSKQRKITNQELKVLDLACKKVALTFIFLRLYREKIENSYQKAFSIEEKSYVSLLDLIKRR from the coding sequence ATGGGAGTTTTTACAAAAATTTTAGATAAAGAAAAAGAATTCATTGAAGAACAGTATCAAATAAAAATTCTAGATATAAAAAATATCAGTAATGGTATCTTAAATTCAAATTTTCAAATTGACTGTGGAGATATTAAATATATATTAAGAATTTTTGAAGCTAATAGAACTTTAAATGAAGAGGAACAGGAGCTAATTTTGTTAAATAAAATAGCAAGTTTTATTCCTGTGAGCGAAGCTATTAAAAATAAGGATAATAAATATATCTCTGTTTTTGAGAATAAAAAGTTTGCAATCTTTAACTATGTGAGAGGAAAAGTTATTGAAAAAATAGACACTCATATCATTAGGGAGATAGCAACTTATTTAGGGAAATTTCACGCTTTTACAAAGGATATAAGTCCTGAAAAATATAATAGAAAAACTAGACTAGACTTTAACTATTTTTATGATAAAATATGTCAATCAGATATTGATTTTCAAGATAAAGAAAAGTTATTAAACTTAGCTTCTGAAATAAAAGATTATGATTTTTCTCAGCTTGAGTGTGGAATTATACATGGAGATATCTTCCCTGACAATGTCTTATTTGATGAGAACAACAATATAAAAGCTATTCTAGATTTTAATGAAAGTTATTATGCACCATTTATTTTTGACATAGCTGTAGTTATAAATTTTTGGATAAAAATAAATAAATATGATTTTTTCACTGAAAATAATTTTATAAGAGATTTTCTAAATTATTATTCAAAACAAAGAAAAATTACAAATCAAGAATTAAAAGTTTTAGATTTGGCTTGTAAAAAAGTGGCACTGACTTTTATATTTTTAAGATTATACAGAGAAAAAATTGAAAATTCTTATCAAAAAGCTTTTTCTATTGAAGAAAAATCTTATGTAAGTTTATTAGACTTAATAAAAAGGAGATGA
- a CDS encoding phosphoglycerate kinase: protein MKKIITDLNLTDKKVLMRVDFNVPMKEGKITDENRIVQALPTIKYALEQNAKLILFSHLGKVKTEEDKASKSLKAVAEKLSELLGKNVTFIPETRGEKLETAINNLKSGEVLMFENTRFEDLDGKKESKNDPELGKYWASLGDVFVNDAFGTAHRAHASNVGIAENIGAGNSAVGFLVEKELKFIGEAVNNPKRPLIAILGGAKVSDKIGVIENLLTKADKILIGGAMMFTFLKAEGKNIGTSLVEDDKLDLAKDLLTKSNGKIVLPVDTVVVAEFNNDAEFSTVDVDNIPDNKMGLDIGEKTVKLFDSYIKTAKTVVWNGPMGVFEMSNFAKGTIGVCESIANLADAVTIIGGGDSAAAAISLGYADKFTHISTGGGASLEFLEGKVLPGVEAISNK, encoded by the coding sequence ATGAAAAAAATTATAACTGACTTAAATTTAACTGATAAAAAAGTTCTTATGAGAGTGGATTTCAATGTTCCTATGAAAGAAGGAAAAATAACTGATGAAAACAGAATAGTTCAAGCACTACCTACAATTAAATATGCTTTAGAACAAAATGCTAAACTTATTTTATTCTCTCACTTAGGAAAAGTAAAAACTGAAGAAGATAAGGCTTCAAAGAGCTTAAAAGCCGTAGCTGAAAAATTATCTGAACTTTTAGGAAAGAATGTTACTTTCATTCCTGAAACTAGAGGAGAAAAATTAGAAACTGCTATCAATAACTTAAAATCTGGTGAAGTTTTAATGTTTGAAAACACAAGATTTGAAGATTTAGATGGTAAAAAAGAATCTAAAAACGATCCTGAATTAGGAAAATACTGGGCATCACTTGGAGATGTTTTTGTAAATGATGCTTTCGGAACTGCTCACAGAGCACATGCTTCTAATGTAGGAATCGCGGAAAATATCGGTGCAGGAAATTCAGCTGTTGGTTTCCTAGTTGAAAAGGAATTAAAATTTATAGGTGAAGCTGTAAATAATCCAAAAAGACCTCTAATTGCTATTTTAGGTGGAGCTAAGGTTTCTGATAAAATAGGAGTAATTGAAAACTTATTAACTAAGGCTGATAAAATCTTAATTGGTGGAGCTATGATGTTTACTTTCTTAAAAGCAGAAGGAAAAAATATTGGAACTTCATTAGTTGAAGATGATAAATTAGATTTAGCAAAAGATCTTTTAACTAAATCAAATGGAAAAATAGTTCTACCTGTAGACACTGTTGTTGTGGCTGAATTCAATAATGATGCTGAATTTTCTACTGTAGATGTAGATAATATCCCTGATAATAAAATGGGACTTGACATTGGTGAAAAAACTGTTAAACTATTTGATAGTTATATAAAAACTGCTAAGACTGTTGTGTGGAATGGACCTATGGGAGTTTTTGAAATGTCTAATTTCGCTAAAGGTACAATAGGAGTATGTGAATCAATAGCAAATCTTGCTGATGCTGTTACTATAATAGGTGGAGGAGACTCTGCTGCAGCTGCTATCAGTTTAGGATATGCAGATAAATTTACACATATTTCTACTGGTGGAGGAGCATCTTTAGAATTCTTAGAAGGTAAAGTTTTACCAGGTGTTGAAGCTATATCAAACAAATAA
- the gap gene encoding type I glyceraldehyde-3-phosphate dehydrogenase — MAVKVAINGFGRIGRLALRVMSKNKDFDVVAINDLTDAKTLTHLFKYDSAQGRFDGTIEVTDDGFVVDGDSIKVFAKANPEELPWGELGIDVVLECTGFFTSKEKAEAHIKAGAKKVVISAPATGDLKTVVYNVNDNILDGSETVISGASCTTNCLAPMAKVLNDKFGIVEGLMTTIHAYTNDQNTLDAPHKKGDLRRARAAAENIVPNTTGAAKAIGLVIPELKGKLDGAAQRVPVITGSITELVTVLEKETSVEEINAAMKAASNESFGYTEEELVSSDIIGISFGSLFDATQTKVLSVGGKQLVKTVAWYDNEMSYTSQLIRTLKKFVEISK; from the coding sequence ATGGCAGTAAAAGTTGCAATTAATGGATTTGGAAGAATTGGAAGATTAGCATTAAGAGTTATGAGTAAAAATAAAGATTTCGATGTTGTTGCTATAAACGACTTAACAGATGCAAAAACATTAACACATCTTTTTAAATATGATTCAGCACAAGGAAGATTCGATGGAACAATCGAAGTTACTGATGATGGTTTTGTAGTAGATGGAGATAGCATAAAAGTTTTTGCTAAAGCTAATCCTGAAGAATTACCTTGGGGAGAATTAGGAATAGATGTAGTTCTTGAATGTACTGGTTTCTTTACAAGTAAAGAAAAAGCGGAGGCTCACATCAAAGCAGGAGCTAAAAAAGTTGTTATTTCTGCACCAGCTACAGGAGATTTAAAAACTGTTGTTTACAATGTAAATGATAATATCTTAGATGGAAGTGAAACAGTAATATCAGGAGCTTCTTGTACAACTAACTGTCTTGCTCCAATGGCAAAAGTATTAAATGATAAATTTGGAATAGTTGAAGGATTAATGACTACTATCCACGCTTATACTAATGACCAAAATACTTTAGATGCTCCTCATAAAAAAGGAGACTTAAGAAGAGCAAGAGCTGCTGCTGAAAATATAGTTCCTAATACAACTGGAGCTGCAAAAGCTATAGGTCTTGTAATTCCTGAATTAAAAGGAAAATTAGATGGAGCTGCTCAAAGAGTACCTGTTATAACTGGATCAATCACTGAACTTGTAACAGTTTTAGAAAAAGAAACTTCAGTTGAAGAAATCAATGCTGCTATGAAAGCTGCAAGCAATGAATCATTTGGATATACTGAAGAAGAATTAGTATCAAGCGATATCATTGGAATTAGTTTTGGATCATTATTTGATGCAACTCAAACTAAAGTTCTATCAGTTGGAGGAAAACAATTAGTTAAAACTGTTGCTTGGTATGACAATGAAATGTCTTATACTTCTCAACTTATAAGAACATTAAAGAAATTTGTTGAAATTTCTAAATAA
- a CDS encoding FMN-binding protein — protein sequence MNFKDFGIREWLVIVFIVLGLAAFAFEDIFKPKIYEAEGTGIGYAGDITLKVKAYKKKDKSLRVTEIQVIHEDTDVIGGVCCTKLVNDVKARQRLDKIDMVAGATFTSEGFKEAFTEAIENIKNQE from the coding sequence ATGAATTTTAAAGATTTTGGAATTAGAGAATGGCTAGTTATTGTTTTTATTGTTTTAGGCCTAGCAGCTTTTGCTTTTGAAGATATCTTTAAACCAAAAATTTATGAAGCTGAAGGAACTGGTATCGGTTATGCGGGTGATATAACTTTAAAAGTTAAAGCTTACAAGAAAAAAGATAAGTCACTTAGAGTTACTGAAATTCAAGTTATACATGAAGATACTGATGTCATTGGTGGTGTTTGCTGCACAAAATTAGTTAATGATGTTAAGGCTAGACAAAGACTTGATAAAATTGACATGGTAGCAGGAGCAACTTTTACATCAGAAGGTTTTAAAGAAGCTTTCACTGAAGCTATAGAAAATATTAAAAATCAAGAATAG
- the cls gene encoding cardiolipin synthase, whose amino-acid sequence MQDIQDLIITFVNLFLQYVWVANLFFIVVIITVEKKNPLYTILWIFILTLLPYVGFFIYLFFGLTFKKKRVANKIYKIKKLRSIKNVTNADRKELRRWKGLITYLEMSTDNHISANNNIELYFTGQDFFSNLKKEIRNAREVINMEYFIFKFDNIGKEIADLLIEKAKEGLEVNLIIDGVNTSNFRLKRYFKNTGVRLHFFFKTYIPLFNIRLNYRDHRKLTIIDNKLAFIGGMNIGDEYLGKGKIGYWRDTSVKVFGDVVATFEKEFYFALSIVKDKFLKDERLAVEPTLKFEEEESVYMQLISSGPNYEFPVIRDNHIKLIQEAKKSVFIQTPYFVPDDLLLDTLKTAILSGIDVKIMIPNKADHLFIYWVNQYYIADLLRLGAHIYRYENGFIHSKTLLIDEEVISVGTCNLDYRSFYLNFEVNLNVYNKEVANAFKVQYYKDIAISKKLTFNDFAKRSIFTKIKESVFRLLSPIL is encoded by the coding sequence ATGCAAGATATTCAAGATTTAATAATAACTTTTGTAAACCTTTTTTTACAATATGTTTGGGTGGCAAATTTATTTTTTATTGTTGTTATCATTACAGTGGAGAAAAAAAATCCTTTATATACAATTCTTTGGATCTTTATTTTAACTCTTTTACCTTATGTTGGTTTTTTTATCTATCTATTTTTTGGTCTCACTTTCAAGAAAAAAAGAGTAGCCAATAAAATATATAAAATAAAAAAATTAAGAAGTATAAAAAATGTTACTAATGCTGATAGAAAAGAGCTAAGAAGATGGAAAGGTCTTATTACTTATCTTGAGATGAGTACAGATAACCATATAAGTGCCAATAATAATATTGAACTTTACTTTACAGGACAAGATTTCTTTTCCAATTTAAAAAAAGAAATAAGAAATGCAAGAGAAGTCATCAATATGGAGTATTTTATTTTTAAGTTTGACAACATTGGAAAAGAAATTGCTGATCTTTTAATAGAAAAAGCTAAAGAGGGCTTAGAAGTCAATCTTATTATAGATGGAGTAAATACTTCTAACTTTAGATTAAAAAGATATTTTAAAAATACAGGAGTGAGATTACATTTTTTCTTTAAAACTTATATACCTTTGTTTAATATAAGATTAAACTACAGAGACCATAGAAAACTAACTATAATCGACAATAAACTTGCCTTTATTGGTGGTATGAATATAGGAGATGAATATCTTGGTAAAGGAAAAATAGGTTATTGGCGTGATACTTCTGTTAAAGTTTTTGGAGATGTGGTTGCAACTTTTGAAAAAGAATTTTATTTTGCTTTGAGTATAGTTAAAGATAAATTTTTAAAGGATGAAAGATTAGCAGTTGAACCTACTCTTAAATTTGAAGAAGAAGAAAGTGTATATATGCAGCTTATCAGTTCGGGACCTAACTATGAATTCCCTGTTATAAGGGATAACCATATCAAACTTATACAAGAAGCTAAGAAATCCGTATTTATACAAACACCATACTTTGTTCCAGATGATCTACTACTAGATACATTAAAAACTGCTATCTTATCTGGAATAGATGTAAAAATTATGATACCTAACAAGGCTGATCATCTTTTCATCTATTGGGTTAATCAGTACTATATCGCTGACCTTTTAAGACTAGGTGCTCATATTTACAGATACGAAAATGGCTTCATTCACTCAAAAACTTTATTGATAGATGAAGAAGTTATCTCAGTTGGAACATGCAACTTAGACTATAGAAGTTTTTATTTAAACTTTGAAGTAAATTTAAATGTCTATAATAAGGAAGTTGCTAATGCTTTTAAAGTACAATATTATAAAGATATTGCTATATCTAAGAAATTAACATTTAACGATTTTGCAAAAAGAAGCATTTTTACAAAAATCAAAGAGTCTGTATTTAGACTTTTATCACCAATTTTATAG
- a CDS encoding SIR2 family protein produces the protein MLSNNTKFNLLLGDNFNKLVSLPTKQVIIRSILSVIDRDFIVSSNNSSLAELVQKLLDKVLNEKQEIVEIISNVFSMENKYDLSFYKEIFEANIFSSIISTNYDYLLEENFLNSIKINTPFDISDDESGKIAFYKIYGDYKDNDINKFVLSSQDIKRIKILGFYAKFWEKLRVEFNKRATIILGANLEDREFLDILDFILSKTDRLQTIYLYINDDIEKYMTDKNITNFINKYSIEIIKGEARDFIPNLKEKFFDEKKSGDALQNFA, from the coding sequence ATGTTAAGTAATAACACAAAATTTAACCTTTTGCTAGGAGATAATTTCAATAAATTAGTTTCCTTGCCAACAAAACAGGTAATAATAAGAAGCATCCTATCGGTGATAGATAGGGATTTTATTGTTTCAAGTAATAATTCATCTTTAGCTGAATTAGTTCAAAAATTATTAGATAAAGTTCTAAATGAAAAACAAGAGATTGTTGAGATAATCAGCAATGTTTTTTCTATGGAAAATAAATATGATTTAAGTTTTTATAAAGAGATATTTGAGGCAAATATATTTTCTTCAATAATATCTACAAACTATGATTATCTTTTAGAAGAAAATTTTTTGAACTCAATAAAAATAAATACTCCCTTTGACATAAGTGATGATGAAAGTGGGAAGATAGCTTTTTATAAAATTTATGGAGATTATAAAGATAATGATATAAATAAATTTGTTCTTTCTTCACAAGATATAAAAAGAATTAAGATATTAGGATTTTATGCTAAGTTTTGGGAAAAATTGAGAGTTGAATTCAATAAGAGAGCAACAATTATTTTAGGAGCTAACTTAGAAGATAGAGAATTCTTAGATATTTTAGATTTTATATTATCTAAAACAGATAGACTTCAAACAATTTACTTATATATCAATGATGACATTGAAAAGTACATGACTGATAAAAATATTACAAACTTTATAAATAAGTATTCAATTGAAATTATAAAAGGTGAGGCTAGAGACTTTATTCCGAATTTAAAAGAAAAATTCTTTGATGAGAAAAAAAGTGGTGATGCCCTACAAAATTTTGCCTAA
- a CDS encoding VirK/YbjX family protein has product MKKELNFYFSVMKNSTNKGEINTFKKKIKYIFRNLIFYKYSKKLANFILNDKFLKENIHKYPALCSKIHRPYLANSIKLEDKANIIISSYIFLNNYFKDSFLAELYEKGIYKICEIEGKNEEQLFFYLKVYTDFEKEGEFNLICTDKSENQLVKLTFAVDNNKIAIAGLQGMKKDENLEKIKYVTKNFYGIFPKKITLEVLYLLFSNFQKKAVSNNGHVYLSLRYKFKKYRKINVDYDEFWESLGAKKENETFWLLPEKLTRKSIEDIPSKKRSQYTNRYKILDELKDKVDSFLLTYKK; this is encoded by the coding sequence TTGAAAAAAGAATTAAATTTTTATTTTTCAGTAATGAAGAACAGTACAAACAAAGGAGAAATAAATACTTTTAAGAAAAAAATTAAATATATTTTTAGAAATTTAATATTCTACAAGTATTCAAAAAAATTAGCTAATTTCATTTTGAATGATAAGTTCCTAAAAGAAAATATACATAAATACCCTGCTTTATGTTCTAAAATACATAGGCCTTACTTAGCAAATTCCATTAAATTAGAGGATAAAGCAAATATAATTATCTCATCCTATATTTTTTTAAATAATTATTTTAAAGATAGTTTTCTAGCTGAATTATATGAAAAAGGGATTTATAAAATTTGTGAGATAGAAGGTAAAAATGAAGAACAGTTATTTTTTTATCTCAAAGTCTACACTGACTTTGAAAAAGAAGGTGAATTTAATTTAATATGTACAGATAAATCTGAAAACCAGTTAGTAAAGTTAACTTTTGCTGTTGATAACAATAAAATAGCTATTGCTGGTCTACAAGGTATGAAAAAAGATGAAAATCTAGAAAAAATTAAATATGTAACTAAGAACTTTTATGGTATTTTTCCAAAAAAGATAACATTAGAAGTTTTATACCTACTGTTTAGTAATTTTCAAAAAAAAGCAGTAAGTAATAATGGTCATGTATATCTATCTTTAAGATATAAATTTAAAAAATATAGAAAAATTAATGTTGATTATGATGAATTTTGGGAAAGTTTAGGAGCTAAAAAAGAAAATGAAACTTTTTGGCTTTTACCTGAAAAATTAACTAGAAAAAGTATAGAAGATATCCCAAGTAAAAAAAGATCTCAATACACTAATAGGTACAAAATATTAGATGAATTGAAAGATAAAGTAGATAGTTTTTTGTTAACTTATAAAAAATAA
- a CDS encoding FMN-binding protein → MKKSFLAICFAVLSLGSFAEDKIYEAKAEARGYNEDGVPIVLTVKATKKDGKVVIKDIVAQHKETDKIGGVAIEQLIKQVKDKQNYNKVDGISGATSTSAGFRRALRNAVKDIEKQN, encoded by the coding sequence ATGAAAAAAAGTTTTTTAGCAATTTGTTTTGCAGTATTAAGTTTAGGAAGTTTTGCAGAGGATAAAATATATGAAGCTAAGGCTGAAGCAAGAGGATACAACGAAGATGGTGTACCTATAGTTTTAACTGTAAAAGCTACTAAAAAAGATGGTAAAGTGGTTATAAAAGATATTGTTGCTCAACATAAAGAAACTGATAAAATTGGTGGAGTTGCAATAGAGCAATTAATCAAACAAGTAAAAGATAAACAAAATTATAATAAAGTAGATGGAATTTCTGGAGCAACTTCTACTTCAGCTGGTTTTAGAAGAGCACTTAGAAATGCTGTTAAAGATATTGAAAAGCAAAATTAA